Part of the Kamptonema formosum PCC 6407 genome, CTGAATCTGTGGATCGCTTTCGGTTAACAATTGTCCCATTAAATTCCGAAATGCTTGTACAAAAGCAGAGAAGGGAATATTGCGTTGAAATTGGTCAAATTTTCCTTTGATAAAATAACCGCGTTGCCGAACAATTGGTTTATGAACTTCGTTGACAACGGCTGTTTTCCCAATACCCGAAAAACCTGCTACCAGCATCATTTCTACCCCCTTATTTCCCCCCTTAGCAAGGGGGGCTTCAGGGGGGTTAGCGACTCGCTCAAATGCTTGCAGTAAAGTTTCTGCTTCGGTTTCTCGTCCATAGAGCTTGTCGGGGATGATGAAGCGATCGCACACATCCCTACTGGCAATTTCAAAACTTGAAATCTCACCAGCTTCTCTTAACTGAGTTAAACATTTTTCTAAATCAAATTTCAGTCCTAATGCACTCTGATACCTATCTTCAGCATTTTTTGCCATCAACTTCTTGACAATTTCTGAAAGGATAGGGGGAATTTGTGGATTAATTTCATGGGCAAATGGCGATTTTTTGGCGATATGAGAATGTACCAATTCCATTGCCTCATTGGATGCAAATGGTAACTCACCTGTGAGTAATTCAAAGAACGTTACACCCAAAGAATAAAAATCTGTGCGATAATCAATCCCTCGATTCATTCTCCCGGTTTGTTCGGGAGATATATAAGCTAGTGTTCCTTCTAATACGTTGGGATTAACTAGGGTTTGGGTTTCTCTGGGTAATAAAGATGCGATACTAAAGTCGATTAATTTTACTTGTTTGGTTTCAGGATTAATTAAAATATTGCTGGGTTTGATATCTTTATGAATTATCCGCTCATGGTAGAGTAAGTCTAAGGTGTTACAGAGGACGATCGCTATCACTAAAAACTCCTCTAAAGAGGCGACACTCTGATTTTTGCTGAAATAATCCTTGAGAGAAATTCCCCCAAAGTCTTCCATCACCAAGGCATAACTATTGTGGTAGGTTTCTAAGCTATAGGTTTGGATGATTAGTGGCGATCTAAGATTTTTGGCGATCGTGTACTGATTGCGAAATTGGACTAATTCGTTAAAGGTGGGATAGGTATTTTTCAGCAGTTTGATGGCTACTGGTAATGAGTCCACCTGGCGCTCACCCCGATACACAATAGTCCTCGAACCGTTGTACAATTCCGTATTGAATTGATATTCAGACAAATTCATAGTGACTTCCTCCACTTTGGTGTAATGGTGATTTTTAGATGATTTTTACTTGAGATGCTAGCTTTAATCGTCTGTATATGGTGAAACTGGCAGCCGGATACAAAACTCAGTTCCGCAACCAATCGTTGACTCAACTTCTATAGTACCCTGATGTTTTTCTACAACGATCTGCCGGGCGATCGCTAACCCCAATCCCGTCCCTTTTCCGACTTCCTTCGTCGTAAATAAATGGTCAAAAATCTTCGATTGCACCTGTGCGCTCATACCACTCCCATTGTCTTTAATCCTAATTATCGCCTGTTTTTTATCCTCTGATAGCTCAGTTTTCACCGTAATTTCATTGGCAATTTCTGCAAATTTACGCCCTCGGTTTGAGTCTTCTACAGCATCAATTGCATTGCTCAACAAATTCATAAATACCTGATTTAATTGTCCGGCATAACATTCAATTTGGGATAAATTGCCATAGTCTTTAACCACTTTAATTTCGGGACGATGTTCGTTAGCCTTGAGGCGATGTTTGAGAATCATAATGGTACTATCAATCCCATCGTGAATATTGCAAGCCACCGGATGGTTAGTATCTGCACGGGAGAAAGTTCGTAAACTCGTGCTAATATCAGCAATTCGTTTGACTCCTTCCCGCATAGAGCCAACTAATTTGGGTAGGTCTTCCCGGATATACTCAAGATCGATAGCTTCTATTTCCTCTTGAACTTCTGGATGTAATTGTGGGTGTTTTTCTTGAACTATATCGATTAATCCAAATAAATCATTGATGTAATCTAGAGCAGGTTGAATATTGCCACCTAGGAAACCAACTGGGTTATTAATTTCGTGAGCGACACCAGCTACTAAATTTCCCAAGGCGGACATTTTTTCACCTTGAATGATTTGTAATTGGGCTTGTTGTAAATCATCAAGCGATCGCTTTAATTGTTGGGCAGATTCCTGAGAACTTTGATAGAGTCGGGCATTTTCTAGGGAGATAGCAGCTTGAGCGCAAAGTAGATTGAGGATCTCGACGCGATCGCTTGTAAATACTCCCTTGGCTAAATTATTTTCTAGATATAAAATACCCAGTAACTTACCTTGATGCAAAATCGGGCTGCACAAAATACTCAAAGGCTGTTGACGGATAATATAGGGGTCATTAGCGAAGCTCGGATCGTTACTAGCATTAATCAAGACAACCGTTTGCTGGTTATGCTGCACTTTGTAAATCAGTTTCAGGGGAATTTCCTCACTTTCTTCCACAGGTATCTGTTGTAACACCACTGGTTCCGAACTTTCAGTAATTAACCCTTTGATCAGCAGACGATCGTCTCGTAACAGCATAAAGACACATTTATCAGCCCCTCCATTCTCAATAATAATAGAAAGCAATGATACCAGCAGTTTTTCCATTTCGATTTCCCCAGAGAGAGTTTGGGTAGCTTTGAGAATTGCTTTTAAATCTAGGGTATCTGAGAAACTGGTACTGCCGGATATAGCCGCACTTGTGGATGTCACAGTCCCCAAAGGAAAGATAGTTTCGTTATTGGAAATGAGCGAACAACTTTGCTGTAATATCGGGGCGAGTAATTGGGGATAGCGTTTTTCTAAATCAGCGACTTTGGCTTTGGCATCCCAACGGGCATAACCATAATATGCTTCAATCATGTATTCTTGGGCTATGCGCTGTTTCCCCCAGTCAAGGTAAAATTTTGCGGCTAGTTCGTTGGCGAGGGCTTCTTCTTGGATATAGTCGTTTTCTTTAGCACCGCAAATAGCGCGATCAAACAGTTCAATGGCTTCTGTTTTCTGTCCTGATAAAACGCTTAAGACTGCATTCACGAGATCGTACTTATGAGCAAAGTTTTCAGGACAGCTAGCTACCCATAGACTCAGTTGCACTTGGTTTGATTTAACTTTTTGGATGTAACTATTATTGTCTAAACCTAGAGAATGAGTTCGACAGTATTCTGCTAGAGCAATAGATTGATAGAAATTGATCGCTGCAACCTGATATTTTCCCGTAATTGTACCAACGAGATATTCAGCCCCCCGAGATGATTCCACTGCCTCCTCATAGCGCCCGTAAAAACATAAAATCTTAGTTTTTAGGAGCAAATAGTGACAAATTGCATAGTCGCTGTTGTTGATCCTACAGGCCTCAAGATGCTGCTGCTCAGTCGGAATATCCTCAGCAGGACTAGCTGTAAGTTCAGCAAGCCAAATGTTTAATCCAGAGATGACATCCACGGCAAGTTGATAGTTAAGTTTCTTGGCAGAAAACTCTAAATATTCAGGAAGATTTTGCTGAACTTCTAATACGCTGTCTCCTGCATAAAATGAATTGAGCAGCTTGTACATCAAAAGATTACCTGAGTAAACCATTTCTCCAGACTCTAGCCCAGCCACTAATCCTTCATCAAAAATAGGCATTGAGCAACGCAAGGGACGTACCCAGGAAAGAAGATTATTCCCAAGCATATAGCAAGCTTTGCATAGATTATCTGCTTGCCTGAATCGTTTGGCTAAACTTTCTGCAAGTACTCCATATTCATAGCCAGATTGATAGTCACTTTGATAATATCCCAGATACATTCCATAGGCTGAAAATCCGTTTCCTGATTCAGCTATCACGCCAAAGTTGAGAGATACTGAAACCATCGATAACGCGACGAAAAAGTATAGCTCTCCCTTCTGTAGAACATAAACGGGTACGATTAAATTATTCAGAATTTTGATAATTAGGCATTTCTCTGGATCGGTAGCCTCTGGTTCATCGACTAGCTGCTCTGGCTGGCGATTCGCTAATTTCAATTGAATCTCACGTTGGTAAGATTCTAGTTTCTCTGGTAAATCTATTTCTGATAAATCAAAATTCAAACAAGACAATGCCTTTTGTCCATAGTGAAGCGCTTGGAGATACTGACCTTGCAATGTGAACATCAGAATTGCAAGGTTAAACGCTTCAGCTCTTTCAATTTGTCGTCTCGCAAAGCTAGATATCGCTTTAATAATGGCTAGAGAAGAGTGAAAATCTCCAGACAAATACTTCACTTCTGCTAGATTGAAATAAACGTCTAAGGACTTTTCATAGCATTGCTGCCAACTATCTGGAGGTAATAAATGTTCAGCTACCGTAAAGTAGTTAACAGCAACCCCATAGGCAGTAGACTCTTTAGCCCTTCTCCCCGCAATACAGTTTAGGTGTAAAAGTTCTGAACGTTCTTCGTGACTTTGATGAAGTTCAAAGCCCTCATTTAAGTGATTGACGATGGCAAAAATTTTGCTGCCTTGTTCTTCTGGTGAAACATTAGCAAGCAGAAGTTTGCCAATTTGGAAGTGAGTTGCTTGTCTCCAAGTCTCAGGAATGAGAGAGTAAGCGGCTTGCTGCACTCGATCGTGCAAAAATCGATAAGTCGGATTTGCCGAAGCTTTGAAAACTCGATCGCTATCCGATTGAGTAAAGAATTTATAGACTTTTGTTTTCGGAATTATTAACCCTTCTTGCAATGCTTTCCATAAAGCTGTAGCCGTCTTTTCTGCCGATTTTTCACTCACAATTACCAAGGTATTCAAATCAAATTCAGCCCCAATACAAGCCGCTAACTTCAGAATTTCCTGAGTTTCTATCGACAATTTCTCTAATCGCAATGCCATAAACTCTACCACATCATCGGTGATTGCTAAGGCTTTAACTTGAGCAAGATCGCACTGCCAATGCTGAATATCCCAATTAAAACTTATTAACTTGTCATCGTGTAAAGCTTTGAGGAATTGCGTCGCAAAGAAAGGATTTCCTTGGGCTTTTTGATAGACTAATTTGCTTAAAGGTTGGGCAATAGATAATTCGCAATTCAGCGTATCTGCCACTAACTGATTCACCTCAGATTTTCCCAGTGGTGTCAAAGTAATTGTCTTCACTGTCGCCCCAGTTTTGACAATTTCATCTACTTTTAACATGAAGGGATGAACGGGAGAAACTTCATTATCCCGATAAGTTCCTAATATTAAGAGATATTCTGTATCTTGCATCAATAATTTCAGCAAGTTCAAGGAAGCGGAATCTGACCATTGCAAGTCATCTAAAAACATCACTAATGGATGCTCTTTACTGGTGAAAACTTGTACAAATTTGGGCAATAGTAAATTAAACCGATTTTGTGCAGCACTGCCTGATAATTCTGTCGCTGGTGGCTGTTTGCCAATGATGTTTTCTAATTCAGGAATTACGTTAATTAATACTTGTCCGTTATCTCCCACTGCTGCTAAAATTTTGGTTTTCCATGTTTGTAATTGCTCGTCTGATTCTGATAATAATTGTCCCATTAAATCGCGGAAGGCTTGCAGAAAGGCACTGAAGGGAATATTGCGATTAAATTGGTCATATTTGCCTTTGATAAAATAACCCTGTTGTCGAACAATGGGTTTATGGACTTCGTTGATAACTGCGGTTTTACCAATTCCCGAAAAACCAGCCACCAGAATTATTTCTGTTGCACCTTGACTGACTCTATCAAAGGCTTCTAGGAGGGTTTTAATTTCTGTGTCTCGTCCATAAAGTTGATCTGGAATGATGAAGCGATCGCACACATCCCTACTCGCAATCTCAAAGTTTCTAATTTCACCAGTTTCTTTTAACTGAGTTAAACATTTTTCTAAATCAAAATTCAATCCTAATGCACTCTGATATCTATCTTCCGCATTTTTTGCCATCAACTTGCTGACTATTTCTGAGAAGACAGGGGGAATTTGCGGATTAATTTCATGTACCAATGGCGGAAATTTGGCAAGATGGCAATGTACTAATTTCATTGCATCATTAGAGGCAAACGATAACTCACCTGTGAGTAATTCAAAGAAAGTTACACCCAGCGAGTAAAGATCTGTCCGGTAGTCAATCCCTCGGTTCATTCTCCCAGTTTGTTCTGGGGATATGTAAGCCAGCGTGCCTTCTAAGACATTTGGATGGATCGGGGTTTGGGTTTCTCTCGGTAGTAATGACGCAATGCTAAAATCAATTAATTTAACTTGTTTAGTGATGGGATTGATTAAGATATTGCTGGGTTTAATATCTTTATGGATAATGCGATTTTGATAAAGAACATCTAAAGCATTGCCGACGGCGATCGCTATCTGCAAAAATTCTGGCAGCGAGTCAGCAGATAACTTTTCTCCCACACGGAAATAATCCCGCAAAGAAATTCCCCCAAAGTCTTCCATTACCAAGGCATAACTATTTTGATATGGTTCTAGGGTATAGATTGGAACGATGAGGGGTGAATGGAGATTTTTAGAGATCGTATATTGATTGCGAAATTGTAACACTTCGCTAAAGCTGGGATAGGGATTTTTCAAGAATTTAATTACTACTGGTAAAGAATCTGCTTCCCTTTGCCCTCGATAAACAACCGTCCTCGAGCCGTTGTACAATTCCGTGTTAAGTTGATATCCACTTAGATTCATGGTGATTTTCTCTGATTTGCTGGGATAGTGATTTTTATTTGAGTGGCTGGATCAGAAATTCTCTGCGTACTTAAACTGTTAGTCGTCTATACAAATGGGCTCCCCGATCGACTACTAACTCAACTTCTAGAATACTCTGATGTTCTTTAACGACAATTGATCGAGATCACTTTTTTAATTATAAGGATATGTATAAATTGTGAATTTAATGTGAATAAGGGTTAGTAAGAACTGTCTGCGATCGCCTGCTTAAAGTAACTGTATTATTGATAATATTGTTCAATTAGCTTCGGTAATCGCTCTTTGTAAGCAGGCCAAAACTTTGTACTCTAACGGGTATCCTAAAATATTGCTATTATTGGATAGGAATAGAAATAATAAACTCTGTGCCGACACCATTTTCCGAATGAACGCTGATGCTACCTTGGTGTTTTTCCTCAATAATTTGCCGCGCGATCGCTAACCCCAAACCCGTACCTTTCCCTACTCCCTTGGTAGTAAATAAATGCTCAAAAATCTTCGCCTGTACCTCTTCACTCATCCCAATTCCATTATCTGCAATCCGAATTATTGCCTGTTTTTTATCCTCTGATAACTCAGTTTTAACAGTAATTTTATTGGGAATTTCTGCATACTTGTACCCTTGATTTGAGTCTTCTAAGGCATCAATAGCATTGCTCAATAAATTCATAAATACCTGATTTAACTGTCCCGCATAACATTCAATTTTAGGTAAATTACCATACTCTTTAACCACTTGTATTTCTGGGCGATTTTCATTAGCTTTGAGGCGATGTTTCAGGATCATAATGGTGCTATCAATCCCATCATGGATATTGCAGGGAATGGAACGATCTGTATCGGCGCGGGAGAAAGTTCGCAAACTCGTGCTGATATCGGCAATTCGTTTTACCCCTTCTCGCATGGAACCAACTAATTTTGGGAGGTCTTCCCGGATATAGTCAAGATCGATGGTGTATATTTTCTCTTCAATATCAGCCTCTGGCTGTTTTTGTTGATATAAGTCAATCAATTCAAACAAATCATTGATGTAATCTAGGGCAGGTTGAATATTGCCACCAAGGAAACCAACGGGGTTATTAATTTCGTGAGCGACACCAGCTACTAAGTTACCCAAGGCGGACATTTTTTCACCTTGAATGATTTGTAATTGGGCTTGTTGTAAATCATCAAGCGATCGCTCTAACTGTTGGGCATATTCCTGAGAACGTTCATAAAGTTGGGCATTTTCTAGAGAAATGGCGGCTTGGGCGCAGAGTAGGTTGAGGAGTTCGACGCGATCGCTTGTAAATGCTCCCGTCGCTAAATTATTTTCTAGATATAAAATGCCCATCAACTTACCTTGATGCAAAATCGGGCTACACAAGATACTTTTGGGCTGCTGACGGATGATATAGGGGTCATTGGCTAAGGTGCGATCGGCACTTGCATTCACCAGCACAGCAGTTTGCTTGTCATGCAAGACTTTGTAAATCAGTCTGTGGGGAATGTCCTGGCTATCTTCAATGGGAATACGCTGCAAGACAACTGGCTTTGAACCTGTGGTAATTGACCCTTTGATTAACAGGTGCGAGTCTCGCAAGAGCATTAACACGCATTTATCAGCCCCCGCATTTTCGATGACGATCGTCATCAACGATGAAAGTAGATTTTCCAGTTCGATTTCAGCGGAAATAGTATGAGAAGCTTTGAGAATAGTAGCTAAATCTAAAGCCAGAGAAACATTACTACTGGATATGGCCGAACTGCTGGAGGTGACACCACCCAACGTGAACAGAGTTTCGTGAGTGGAGAGAGTCGAACGGGTTTGCTCTAATATAGGTCTAAGTAGTTGCGGGTAGCGAGTTTCCAGGTCAACAACTTTGGCTTTGGCTCCCCAGTGGGCATAGCCGTAGTAGGCTTCGATCGCATATTCCCCAGCAATGCGTTCTTTGCCCCAGTCGAGGTAGAATTTGGCGGCGAGTTCATTGGCTAGTGCTGCTTCCTGGATATAGTCGTTGGCTCTAGCGAGGGAGATGGCGCGATCGTACAGGTCGATCGCCTCAGTTTTATTGCCCAATACTCGACAGCGCTCGGCTGCCACCAAATCATATTTGTGCTGAAAGTTCATAGGCGCGTGCTGGGCCCGATGATAGAGTTTGGTCTGATTGGCCCAGATGCGATCGAGCAACGCCGCTTTATCGGTTGCTTCGGGATAAGCGGCGAGTGCTGTGAGCGAATCGTAGAAGTAAAACGTTGGGATTGTGAAGAAACCCAATCCTGCTGCCAGGGTTTGACGGGCTTCATCTGCTGCCTGCACAGCCTGAGCGATTTCATTGAACAGATAGAACGCCGTTAGATGATAAACCCAGTAGAAATGCAGCCCGAGTAGATCGTTTGCGGCTGTCAGCGTGGTATAGAGTTGTGCGGTCTGGGCATCCAACTCGGTCTGGCTTTGCGTTCCTTGTAGTCTCTGGATCGCAGCTAAAGCAAGATAGCTATAGTTTGAGGCAGTAACTATATTGAGCTTCAGCAGTGCAGTGATATAAGGATCTGCTTCTGAAACCAGAGTGCCTAAGTGTTGACCGCTCAAATAAGCAGATTGATAGAACCATGCCACACTGGAGCTAGCATGGACAATATCGCCCACCTCTAGCCCGACCTGAAACGCTTCTCTAAAAAGGGGTAAACTTTCACGGAGGTGAGATTTGCAATGCACAATAAATGCTGCCACGACGAAACTAACTTTTGACCGGATACGTCGTGCATTCAAGTTTTCAACGATTTGCAACCCTAGCTGTGCAAAGGCATAAGCAGCATCAACATCTTCTACAATGCTGCTCAATAGGGTGGCATAGCAACTGTAGGCATAAGCAGATAGGGCAGCATTTCCTTTTTGCAGCGATAGTTTCACCGAAGCTATAATCACAAAGGGAAGCAGCAAGGGAGCAGAGACGTGAGCTACTGGCATTAAGCTGGATAGTAGCTGCATTGCTGCCAGTGATTCTGCCTCTGTCATTTCTGGCAAATTGAGCAGATCGTGAGTCGTTTTGTTGTGCAGCAGGTCAGCAACTTCTTCTAGTTCTGTAGCAATCCCTGCTTCAGTGGGTTGTTTTGGCAGGTAAATGTGGAATTGCTTCAGGGCAGTGTGAGCGATGGCGATCGCTTCTTGAGGTCGATTCTGGGTCGTATAGGTATCAATTTTAATTTCGTAAGCTGTGACCCGATCGAGCGGATGGAGTTTTTGAGCTAAAATCTCGCTGACTCGCTGCTCCATTTCGGCAAAATTGCCGCAGAGACAAGCTGCTTCTGCCGCACCTTCATGCAACGCCAGGGTCAGGTTGGGTTGAGTCTGCCAGGTTTGCTCAGACAGAAGCGTTAGACCTGTGTTGAAATACTTGAGGGCAGGTTCATAGGCACTAGAGGCTTTGGCTTTGCGCCCAGCAATTGAGTTGAGTTGGGCAAGACGATCTTTGTTAGCCGAGTCAAGGACGAGGGCGATCGCCTGATTCCAGTGGTTGACAATCTCAAAAATATGCTTTTCTAGCTCAGTTTCAGAAATATTGTCATGCAAGAGTTGACCAATCGACAGATGAGTTGCCTGTTTTTGGTCATCGGGAATCAGAGAATAGGCAGCTTGTTGGACGCGATCGTGTAAAAATCGATAGCTTGGATTAACTGTATCCTCTGCCTGTGAGTGTTGTGTACCCAGAAAAAACTTGTAAATCTGACTGGTGGGTAAAATCAAGCCTTCTTGCAAGGCTTTCCACAATGCTGTTGCGGCTTCGATTGAAGAAAATTCTGAAACTATAGCCAATGTCTC contains:
- a CDS encoding trifunctional serine/threonine-protein kinase/ATP-binding protein/sensor histidine kinase codes for the protein MNLSGYQLNTELYNGSRTVVYRGQREADSLPVVIKFLKNPYPSFSEVLQFRNQYTISKNLHSPLIVPIYTLEPYQNSYALVMEDFGGISLRDYFRVGEKLSADSLPEFLQIAIAVGNALDVLYQNRIIHKDIKPSNILINPITKQVKLIDFSIASLLPRETQTPIHPNVLEGTLAYISPEQTGRMNRGIDYRTDLYSLGVTFFELLTGELSFASNDAMKLVHCHLAKFPPLVHEINPQIPPVFSEIVSKLMAKNAEDRYQSALGLNFDLEKCLTQLKETGEIRNFEIASRDVCDRFIIPDQLYGRDTEIKTLLEAFDRVSQGATEIILVAGFSGIGKTAVINEVHKPIVRQQGYFIKGKYDQFNRNIPFSAFLQAFRDLMGQLLSESDEQLQTWKTKILAAVGDNGQVLINVIPELENIIGKQPPATELSGSAAQNRFNLLLPKFVQVFTSKEHPLVMFLDDLQWSDSASLNLLKLLMQDTEYLLILGTYRDNEVSPVHPFMLKVDEIVKTGATVKTITLTPLGKSEVNQLVADTLNCELSIAQPLSKLVYQKAQGNPFFATQFLKALHDDKLISFNWDIQHWQCDLAQVKALAITDDVVEFMALRLEKLSIETQEILKLAACIGAEFDLNTLVIVSEKSAEKTATALWKALQEGLIIPKTKVYKFFTQSDSDRVFKASANPTYRFLHDRVQQAAYSLIPETWRQATHFQIGKLLLANVSPEEQGSKIFAIVNHLNEGFELHQSHEERSELLHLNCIAGRRAKESTAYGVAVNYFTVAEHLLPPDSWQQCYEKSLDVYFNLAEVKYLSGDFHSSLAIIKAISSFARRQIERAEAFNLAILMFTLQGQYLQALHYGQKALSCLNFDLSEIDLPEKLESYQREIQLKLANRQPEQLVDEPEATDPEKCLIIKILNNLIVPVYVLQKGELYFFVALSMVSVSLNFGVIAESGNGFSAYGMYLGYYQSDYQSGYEYGVLAESLAKRFRQADNLCKACYMLGNNLLSWVRPLRCSMPIFDEGLVAGLESGEMVYSGNLLMYKLLNSFYAGDSVLEVQQNLPEYLEFSAKKLNYQLAVDVISGLNIWLAELTASPAEDIPTEQQHLEACRINNSDYAICHYLLLKTKILCFYGRYEEAVESSRGAEYLVGTITGKYQVAAINFYQSIALAEYCRTHSLGLDNNSYIQKVKSNQVQLSLWVASCPENFAHKYDLVNAVLSVLSGQKTEAIELFDRAICGAKENDYIQEEALANELAAKFYLDWGKQRIAQEYMIEAYYGYARWDAKAKVADLEKRYPQLLAPILQQSCSLISNNETIFPLGTVTSTSAAISGSTSFSDTLDLKAILKATQTLSGEIEMEKLLVSLLSIIIENGGADKCVFMLLRDDRLLIKGLITESSEPVVLQQIPVEESEEIPLKLIYKVQHNQQTVVLINASNDPSFANDPYIIRQQPLSILCSPILHQGKLLGILYLENNLAKGVFTSDRVEILNLLCAQAAISLENARLYQSSQESAQQLKRSLDDLQQAQLQIIQGEKMSALGNLVAGVAHEINNPVGFLGGNIQPALDYINDLFGLIDIVQEKHPQLHPEVQEEIEAIDLEYIREDLPKLVGSMREGVKRIADISTSLRTFSRADTNHPVACNIHDGIDSTIMILKHRLKANEHRPEIKVVKDYGNLSQIECYAGQLNQVFMNLLSNAIDAVEDSNRGRKFAEIANEITVKTELSEDKKQAIIRIKDNGSGMSAQVQSKIFDHLFTTKEVGKGTGLGLAIARQIVVEKHQGTIEVESTIGCGTEFCIRLPVSPYTDD
- a CDS encoding trifunctional serine/threonine-protein kinase/ATP-binding protein/sensor histidine kinase, producing MHPRSNFSNYQITEELYAGTRTLVYRGIRISNQQPVVIKLLRNEYPSFNEIIQFRNQYTIAKNLTFPSVIQPLSLEPYRNSYALVMEDFGGVSLSTYYLKTATNDRKTNKYLPLAEFLNIVIRLTDILHYLYQNCVIHKDIKPANILINPDTKQIKLIDFSISSLLPRETQEIQNPNVLEGTLAYISPEQTGRMNRGIDYRSDFYSLGVTLYELLTGSLPFVSADAMELVHCHLAKHPIPIHQINPEIPLSLSEIVSKLMAKNAENRYQTALGIKHDLEICLEQLQTTGKIESFELGKRDISDRFTIPDQLYGREAEVENLLEAFDRVSQGATEMMLVAGFSGIGKTAVVNEVHKPIVRQRGYFIKGKYDQFNRNIPLSAFVQAFRDLMGQLLSESDTQLLQWKEKILSALGENGQVLIDVIPELEQIIGKQPAVPELGGSAALNRFNLLFGKFIALFATQQHPLVMFLDDLQWADSASLSLMQVLMSQSQICYLLIGAYRDNEVFPAHPLMLTLEEMKKDSATISTLTLAPLSQSHINLLVADTVSCSTITAQPLSELVYQKTQGNPFFATQFLKALHQDSYIAYDFNVGYWQCDIAAVKLLSLTDNVVEFMAMQLQKLPDTTQNVLKLAACIGAQFDLETLAIVSEFSSIEAATALWKALQEGLILPTSQIYKFFLGTQHSQAEDTVNPSYRFLHDRVQQAAYSLIPDDQKQATHLSIGQLLHDNISETELEKHIFEIVNHWNQAIALVLDSANKDRLAQLNSIAGRKAKASSAYEPALKYFNTGLTLLSEQTWQTQPNLTLALHEGAAEAACLCGNFAEMEQRVSEILAQKLHPLDRVTAYEIKIDTYTTQNRPQEAIAIAHTALKQFHIYLPKQPTEAGIATELEEVADLLHNKTTHDLLNLPEMTEAESLAAMQLLSSLMPVAHVSAPLLLPFVIIASVKLSLQKGNAALSAYAYSCYATLLSSIVEDVDAAYAFAQLGLQIVENLNARRIRSKVSFVVAAFIVHCKSHLRESLPLFREAFQVGLEVGDIVHASSSVAWFYQSAYLSGQHLGTLVSEADPYITALLKLNIVTASNYSYLALAAIQRLQGTQSQTELDAQTAQLYTTLTAANDLLGLHFYWVYHLTAFYLFNEIAQAVQAADEARQTLAAGLGFFTIPTFYFYDSLTALAAYPEATDKAALLDRIWANQTKLYHRAQHAPMNFQHKYDLVAAERCRVLGNKTEAIDLYDRAISLARANDYIQEAALANELAAKFYLDWGKERIAGEYAIEAYYGYAHWGAKAKVVDLETRYPQLLRPILEQTRSTLSTHETLFTLGGVTSSSSAISSSNVSLALDLATILKASHTISAEIELENLLSSLMTIVIENAGADKCVLMLLRDSHLLIKGSITTGSKPVVLQRIPIEDSQDIPHRLIYKVLHDKQTAVLVNASADRTLANDPYIIRQQPKSILCSPILHQGKLMGILYLENNLATGAFTSDRVELLNLLCAQAAISLENAQLYERSQEYAQQLERSLDDLQQAQLQIIQGEKMSALGNLVAGVAHEINNPVGFLGGNIQPALDYINDLFELIDLYQQKQPEADIEEKIYTIDLDYIREDLPKLVGSMREGVKRIADISTSLRTFSRADTDRSIPCNIHDGIDSTIMILKHRLKANENRPEIQVVKEYGNLPKIECYAGQLNQVFMNLLSNAIDALEDSNQGYKYAEIPNKITVKTELSEDKKQAIIRIADNGIGMSEEVQAKIFEHLFTTKGVGKGTGLGLAIARQIIEEKHQGSISVHSENGVGTEFIISIPIQ